The Prevotella sp. E9-3 genome has a window encoding:
- a CDS encoding HlyD family secretion protein: protein MSATTQHKNILYAILGFVIVVILMGLIGFFALGRDPELVQGQVEVSEYRVSSKVPGRILEIRVKEGDYVRVGDTLAILDAPEVMAKMQQAQGAESAASAMEQMAQNGARQEQVQGAYQMLQKAKAGLEIAEKSYNRIQRLFDEGVMSAQKRDEVYANYKAMEATYEAAKSQYEMAVNGARREEKMAAQAQVSRAKGAVAEVNSYIGETVQLAQMEGEVSSIYPKVGELVGTGSPIMTISMMDDMWGTFNVREDQLNGMQIGTEFEAFVPAFDKTIKMKVYYLKDQGSYAVWKATKANGQFDLKTFEVKARPVETLEGLRPGMSLIIKN, encoded by the coding sequence ATGTCAGCAACTACACAACATAAGAATATCTTATACGCAATCCTCGGTTTTGTGATTGTCGTTATTTTAATGGGACTTATTGGCTTCTTTGCATTAGGCCGTGATCCCGAACTTGTTCAGGGACAGGTAGAAGTGTCGGAATATCGTGTGTCAAGTAAAGTTCCTGGTCGTATTCTTGAAATCAGAGTGAAAGAAGGCGATTATGTGAGAGTGGGCGATACGCTTGCCATTCTCGATGCTCCAGAGGTGATGGCCAAGATGCAGCAGGCACAAGGGGCAGAGAGTGCAGCTTCGGCCATGGAGCAGATGGCGCAGAACGGTGCCCGTCAGGAACAGGTTCAGGGTGCCTATCAGATGTTGCAGAAGGCAAAGGCTGGTCTGGAGATTGCTGAAAAATCATATAATCGAATACAGCGCTTGTTCGATGAAGGCGTGATGAGTGCTCAGAAACGTGACGAGGTGTATGCCAACTACAAGGCAATGGAGGCTACTTATGAAGCAGCCAAGAGCCAGTATGAAATGGCTGTCAACGGCGCTCGTCGTGAAGAGAAAATGGCCGCCCAGGCTCAGGTGAGTCGTGCAAAAGGTGCTGTTGCCGAGGTTAATTCCTACATTGGTGAGACTGTCCAGCTGGCTCAGATGGAAGGCGAAGTGAGCAGTATCTATCCTAAGGTCGGTGAACTCGTGGGAACGGGTAGTCCTATTATGACCATTTCTATGATGGACGATATGTGGGGCACATTCAATGTACGTGAAGACCAGTTGAATGGCATGCAGATCGGTACTGAGTTTGAGGCTTTCGTACCCGCTTTCGACAAGACCATCAAGATGAAGGTGTACTATTTGAAGGATCAGGGCTCGTATGCCGTTTGGAAAGCTACCAAGGCTAATGGACAGTTTGATTTGAAGACTTTCGAGGTGAAAGCTCGTCCTGTTGAGACACTTGAAGGTCTGCGTCCAGGCATGTCCTTGATTATTAAAAACTAA
- a CDS encoding DUF805 domain-containing protein, with product MSNYKIIPTLEFADAIKLASHRLTDFSGRSRRSEFWYWMLIIMIVNYVVSSVLSVIPMVSALAQILVMCFGLSATARRLHDVGKSAIWVYLSFAFGIMMNMAIFIPGTQIMTTFLVSGSNGLEKMIEKDPSPFIIIGLLSLLFSIVSLIVVIFCCLDGKREANEYGDSPKYVADEAEAE from the coding sequence ATGTCAAATTACAAAATTATTCCCACTTTGGAGTTTGCTGATGCTATTAAATTGGCATCTCACAGATTGACAGACTTTAGCGGACGCAGCCGCCGGTCTGAGTTCTGGTATTGGATGCTCATCATTATGATTGTCAATTATGTGGTGAGCAGCGTTTTGTCTGTTATACCAATGGTTTCGGCACTTGCTCAAATTTTAGTGATGTGTTTTGGGCTTAGCGCTACTGCCCGTCGATTGCATGATGTTGGAAAAAGCGCTATTTGGGTCTATTTGAGTTTTGCCTTTGGAATAATGATGAATATGGCAATCTTTATTCCTGGTACACAGATAATGACCACTTTTTTGGTTAGCGGTTCAAACGGATTGGAAAAGATGATAGAAAAGGATCCCTCTCCTTTTATCATTATTGGACTTTTATCTTTGCTGTTCTCAATCGTTTCACTGATTGTAGTGATTTTCTGCTGTCTTGATGGCAAACGTGAAGCCAATGAATATGGTGATTCTCCAAAGTATGTAGCAGACGAGGCTGAAGCTGAGTGA
- a CDS encoding TolC family protein, with amino-acid sequence MNQKVIEKKALRLLPLCFLTLMPLTATAQQVLTLDSCRAMALRSNKQMDVSRIKQDVARNLRKSARTKYLPHISAMGTYQFTSEEISILNDDQKATLSGLGDGLVGVAGNGLTSLNNGVTTILSDMGLSPAAMAKVGNDLKGLQNQVMSGMDPARNAINAEGQKIVDAFRTDTRNVWAGSVMAIQPLFMGGSIVALNKLANLGEDFARNSAEARQQSVIYSVDQIYWQVVSLNHKKRLAQSFLEVVQKLDGDVQKMIAEGVATRSDGLTVSVKVNEAEMAVQKVNDGLVLSKMLLCQTVGLPMNSEIVLADENADDLNVETVLPELNVEGAISNRPELKMLENTVDMSRQATNILKAGNLPMVALTGGYLISNPSVYNGFEKKFKGCWNVGVLVRVPLWNWGDVAYKVRASKGASAIATLELDEAREKVELQANQTAFKAEESNKRLTMAKTSVEKADENLRMANLGFAEGVITPATVMEAQTAWLQAKSQLIDAQIDVLMSAVDLQKVQGTLTIKQ; translated from the coding sequence ATGAATCAGAAGGTAATAGAAAAGAAAGCATTGAGGCTGTTGCCTTTATGCTTCCTGACACTCATGCCTCTTACTGCAACAGCTCAGCAGGTGCTGACGCTCGACAGTTGCCGAGCGATGGCTTTGCGTAGCAACAAGCAGATGGATGTGTCGCGCATCAAACAGGACGTTGCCCGAAATCTGAGAAAATCGGCACGGACAAAGTATCTGCCGCATATCTCGGCTATGGGAACATACCAGTTTACAAGCGAGGAAATATCGATCCTGAACGATGATCAGAAAGCCACGCTCTCAGGATTGGGCGATGGCTTGGTGGGCGTGGCAGGCAATGGCCTTACTTCGTTGAATAATGGCGTGACCACTATTCTTTCGGATATGGGACTGTCGCCCGCAGCAATGGCAAAGGTTGGTAATGACCTGAAGGGACTGCAGAACCAGGTGATGTCTGGAATGGATCCTGCCCGAAATGCCATCAATGCCGAAGGACAGAAGATTGTAGATGCTTTCCGTACTGATACGCGCAATGTGTGGGCCGGTTCGGTGATGGCTATTCAGCCGCTGTTTATGGGCGGAAGTATCGTCGCTTTGAATAAACTGGCAAATTTGGGTGAAGATTTTGCCCGCAACTCTGCGGAGGCACGTCAACAAAGTGTGATTTATTCTGTTGACCAGATCTATTGGCAGGTTGTGTCGCTGAACCATAAGAAACGCCTTGCTCAGAGTTTCCTTGAGGTTGTGCAGAAATTGGATGGCGATGTGCAGAAGATGATTGCTGAAGGTGTGGCCACGAGAAGTGACGGATTGACTGTCAGCGTGAAGGTAAACGAGGCCGAGATGGCTGTCCAGAAGGTTAATGATGGACTGGTGCTGTCAAAGATGCTTCTCTGTCAGACTGTGGGCCTTCCCATGAATTCAGAAATCGTCTTGGCCGATGAGAATGCTGATGACTTGAACGTAGAGACTGTACTGCCTGAACTCAATGTGGAAGGAGCCATTTCAAATCGTCCTGAACTGAAAATGCTTGAGAATACTGTTGATATGAGTCGTCAGGCTACCAATATACTAAAGGCTGGCAATCTGCCTATGGTTGCCTTGACGGGTGGCTATCTCATCAGTAATCCAAGCGTGTACAACGGTTTTGAGAAAAAGTTCAAGGGCTGTTGGAATGTTGGCGTGCTGGTTCGCGTACCATTATGGAACTGGGGCGATGTGGCCTATAAGGTGCGTGCCTCAAAAGGGGCTTCAGCCATTGCTACGCTGGAATTGGATGAAGCCAGGGAAAAGGTTGAACTGCAGGCCAATCAGACTGCTTTCAAGGCAGAAGAGTCAAACAAGCGTTTGACGATGGCCAAGACAAGCGTTGAAAAGGCCGACGAGAACCTGCGCATGGCAAACCTGGGATTTGCTGAGGGCGTTATCACTCCTGCAACGGTAATGGAAGCTCAGACTGCATGGCTTCAGGCAAAATCGCAGTTGATAGATGCACAGATTGATGTGTTGATGAGCGCCGTTGATTTACAGAAAGTACAAGGAACTTTAACAATTAAACAATAA
- a CDS encoding ABC transporter permease: protein MWKRLFDVMMREIQIIHHNRIYGMCMVFFPLLTVVFFTTLLDEGLPQSLPVAVVDLDNTSTTRSLAHRLDGFQMTDVVAHYPSVAEARNAMQRNEIYGFLYIPKGTTDDLLANRQPKISFYYSNTSLSAGSMVMKDLKTISTLGSAAVGQAMLKARGATDAQIQTALQPITVDLHQISNPWSSYNSYLTTMMVPGLFMLFISLISAYSLGNELKFNTSKEWVKMADGNMLVALIGKFLPQLLVYLAMVFFYEWYVFLHLGFPHNGSAFMLVLLALMQVLAAQGFGIFVFGLMPSLRMSMSVCSLWSVLSFSMCGAAFPLMAMDAPLQSLSWLFPLRHYFMLYQICVFNGYPLLEAWFHFVALVAFMMLPWLVVKKIKNAMLYYVYIP from the coding sequence ATGTGGAAACGACTCTTTGATGTCATGATGCGCGAGATACAGATTATACATCATAATCGTATCTATGGGATGTGTATGGTCTTTTTCCCGCTGCTGACAGTTGTGTTCTTCACAACCTTGCTCGACGAAGGACTGCCTCAGTCGCTCCCAGTGGCTGTTGTTGACCTGGACAATACTTCTACAACACGTTCGCTGGCACACAGACTGGATGGATTCCAGATGACGGATGTTGTGGCTCATTATCCAAGTGTGGCTGAGGCCCGCAATGCCATGCAGCGCAATGAGATATATGGTTTCCTTTATATCCCGAAAGGAACAACCGATGATTTGCTGGCGAACCGTCAGCCAAAGATATCATTCTACTATTCAAATACATCACTGTCGGCCGGTTCTATGGTGATGAAGGACTTGAAGACCATTTCAACGCTGGGGTCGGCAGCAGTGGGACAGGCTATGCTGAAGGCACGTGGAGCAACGGATGCTCAGATTCAGACAGCATTGCAACCAATCACTGTTGATCTTCATCAGATAAGTAACCCGTGGTCCAGCTATAATTCCTATCTTACCACTATGATGGTGCCGGGACTATTCATGTTGTTCATTTCTTTGATATCAGCCTATTCATTGGGTAATGAGTTGAAATTTAATACTTCAAAGGAATGGGTGAAAATGGCCGACGGAAACATGTTGGTAGCGCTGATAGGAAAATTCCTGCCACAATTGTTGGTCTATCTGGCTATGGTGTTCTTCTATGAATGGTATGTGTTCCTGCACTTAGGCTTCCCTCACAATGGTTCTGCGTTTATGCTCGTACTGCTGGCTCTCATGCAGGTGTTGGCAGCTCAGGGTTTCGGTATCTTCGTCTTCGGACTGATGCCATCGTTGCGTATGTCCATGAGTGTCTGTTCACTATGGAGCGTATTGAGTTTTTCTATGTGTGGCGCTGCTTTTCCGCTGATGGCGATGGATGCGCCTCTGCAGAGTTTGTCGTGGCTATTTCCTCTGCGCCATTATTTCATGCTCTATCAGATTTGCGTGTTCAACGGCTATCCGCTGTTGGAGGCTTGGTTCCATTTCGTGGCGCTGGTAGCCTTTATGATGTTGCCTTGGCTCGTGGTGAAGAAGATTAAAAATGCAATGCTCTATTATGTCTATATTCCATAA
- a CDS encoding Mrp/NBP35 family ATP-binding protein, which yields MTLYPKLIMDALATVTYAGTKKNLVESEMVADQPTVTPLNPPVEGMNWKVNVVLLFPRDTDPFLKSTVKAAEAAIKYHCGKDVEINIETEFKTKPRPEVGKLLPGVKNIIAVSSGKGGVGKSTVSANLAISLARLGYKVGLLDTDIFGPSMPKMFNCEDARPYAVEVDGRQLIEPIEQYGVKLLSIGFFVNPETATLWRGGMATNALKQLIADANWGELDYFILDTPPGTSDIHLTLLQTLAITGAVIVSTPQQVALADARKGIDMYRNDKVNVPILGLIENMAWFTPAELPENKYYIFGKEGCKKLAEEMQVPLLAQIPLVQSICESGDNGAPAATNIETMTGQAFLNLAQAVVTVVNRRNKELPKTQIVGLNKSE from the coding sequence ATGACACTATATCCAAAACTTATTATGGATGCGCTGGCTACTGTAACGTATGCCGGCACGAAGAAAAATCTTGTAGAAAGCGAGATGGTGGCTGATCAGCCCACTGTCACCCCACTCAATCCCCCTGTTGAGGGAATGAACTGGAAGGTGAACGTAGTCTTGCTATTCCCTCGTGACACCGATCCGTTCCTGAAATCTACGGTAAAAGCAGCTGAGGCTGCTATCAAGTATCATTGCGGAAAGGATGTAGAAATCAATATTGAGACCGAATTTAAGACGAAGCCACGTCCTGAAGTAGGCAAACTACTCCCTGGAGTGAAGAACATTATTGCAGTGAGCAGTGGCAAAGGAGGCGTTGGCAAGAGCACTGTATCAGCCAATCTGGCTATTTCGCTGGCTCGATTAGGCTACAAAGTTGGACTACTCGACACAGACATCTTTGGTCCTTCAATGCCCAAGATGTTTAATTGCGAGGATGCTCGTCCGTATGCTGTAGAAGTGGATGGTCGCCAACTGATTGAACCTATCGAACAATACGGGGTGAAACTACTCTCTATCGGATTCTTTGTAAATCCCGAAACAGCCACCCTTTGGCGTGGCGGCATGGCCACCAACGCTTTGAAACAGCTTATAGCCGATGCTAACTGGGGCGAATTGGACTATTTCATCCTCGACACTCCTCCAGGCACCAGCGACATTCACCTCACTCTTTTACAAACATTGGCCATCACAGGCGCCGTCATTGTGAGCACTCCACAGCAGGTGGCTCTTGCCGATGCCCGAAAGGGAATAGACATGTATCGCAATGATAAAGTCAACGTGCCTATCCTTGGACTCATTGAAAACATGGCATGGTTCACTCCCGCTGAACTGCCCGAGAACAAATACTACATTTTCGGCAAAGAGGGATGTAAGAAGCTGGCTGAAGAAATGCAGGTACCCCTCCTCGCACAGATTCCACTTGTACAGAGTATCTGTGAAAGTGGCGACAATGGTGCCCCAGCAGCCACCAACATCGAGACCATGACAGGCCAGGCCTTCCTCAATCTTGCCCAGGCTGTTGTCACAGTAGTGAACCGCCGCAACAAGGAATTGCCCAAGACACAGATTGTTGGTTTAAACAAGAGTGAATGA
- the trmB gene encoding tRNA (guanosine(46)-N7)-methyltransferase TrmB gives MGKGKLAKFADMETYENVFQYPFSVISDVPFEMKGHWHEQYFKNNNPIVLELGCGKGEYTVELAKLYPDMNFIGVDIKGARMWTGATLALKEGLKNVAFLRTSIEIIDRFFAEDEVQEIWLTFSDPQMKNPRKRLTSTYFMERYRHFLINNGIVHLKTDSNFLFTYTTYMVEKNELPVLFRTEDLYHTEGIDEETRKILSIQTYYESMWIARGLNIKYMKFNLPREKELQEPDVEIELDDYRSYHRTKRSSLDKAK, from the coding sequence ATGGGTAAAGGGAAATTAGCCAAGTTTGCCGACATGGAAACTTACGAGAACGTATTCCAGTATCCGTTCTCAGTAATTTCTGACGTACCTTTTGAAATGAAAGGGCATTGGCACGAACAATATTTTAAGAACAACAATCCCATTGTTCTGGAATTGGGGTGCGGCAAAGGAGAATATACAGTAGAGCTGGCTAAGCTCTATCCTGACATGAACTTCATTGGCGTCGATATCAAAGGAGCTCGCATGTGGACAGGTGCCACTTTAGCTTTGAAAGAAGGGCTAAAGAATGTTGCTTTTCTTCGCACCAGTATTGAGATTATCGACCGTTTTTTTGCTGAGGATGAAGTACAGGAAATCTGGCTCACCTTCAGCGATCCACAAATGAAGAATCCACGCAAGCGACTCACTTCAACCTACTTCATGGAACGCTACCGTCATTTCTTGATTAATAATGGTATCGTTCACCTGAAAACAGATTCTAATTTCCTTTTCACCTATACTACCTACATGGTGGAAAAGAATGAACTACCTGTACTTTTCCGTACCGAAGATTTGTATCACACTGAAGGTATAGACGAAGAGACCCGAAAGATTCTCTCCATCCAGACCTATTATGAATCGATGTGGATAGCCCGTGGACTGAACATCAAGTATATGAAGTTCAACCTGCCTCGTGAAAAAGAATTGCAGGAGCCTGACGTTGAAATAGAACTCGATGACTACCGTTCCTACCATCGTACCAAGCGAAGCAGTCTTGACAAAGCAAAATAA
- a CDS encoding ABC transporter permease gives MSIFHKAYEGLVDICYVWWKEMKQVFRDEGVVIFFFVTPLAYPLIYSWIYNNEVVREVPVVVVDDSHSSLSRQFIRMCDASPDVKIAYYAQDIDEGKSLISRQLVRGIYYFPPDFDEKLGRMEQTTVSVYCDMSLMLAYKAVYQTAQMVSMELGTELKKKLGGSYTDREAEIATKPLDYDEVALFNPSGGYGSSILMAVLILILQQTMALGIGLSAGTTREKSRYGWLVPVSRHYHGVMRIVWGKALCYFMIYAVMGTWLTIAVPRMFNFPHLASAWSIFMIMLPYTLACVFFGMTVSCMVKYRENVMLMMVFVSIPLLFMTGVSWPQSNIPGFWQGVSWIFPSTFAARAYVRLCSMGASLYDVIDEYRILWIHTIIYFFVATMVYRHQINQSRKNMLERLSEKKEQRMAKQEQNNEKE, from the coding sequence ATGTCTATATTCCATAAAGCATACGAAGGATTGGTTGATATCTGCTACGTTTGGTGGAAAGAGATGAAGCAGGTGTTTCGCGATGAGGGTGTGGTCATCTTTTTCTTCGTGACACCATTGGCTTATCCGCTTATCTATTCGTGGATATACAATAATGAGGTGGTACGTGAGGTGCCTGTTGTAGTGGTGGATGATTCCCATTCTTCACTCTCACGCCAGTTTATCCGCATGTGCGATGCCTCGCCTGATGTGAAAATTGCCTATTATGCGCAGGATATCGATGAAGGAAAATCACTGATTTCCCGACAACTTGTTCGTGGTATCTATTATTTCCCGCCAGATTTCGATGAGAAATTAGGCCGTATGGAACAGACCACGGTAAGTGTTTATTGTGACATGAGTTTGATGCTGGCCTATAAAGCGGTGTACCAAACGGCCCAGATGGTCAGCATGGAATTGGGCACGGAGTTAAAGAAAAAGTTGGGTGGTAGCTATACGGATCGCGAGGCAGAGATAGCGACGAAACCTCTGGATTATGACGAGGTGGCGCTTTTCAATCCTTCTGGCGGTTATGGCTCTTCTATTTTGATGGCGGTACTTATCCTTATTCTGCAGCAGACAATGGCATTGGGCATTGGTCTTTCTGCAGGAACAACACGCGAGAAGAGCCGCTACGGTTGGCTCGTGCCTGTGAGCCGTCACTATCATGGCGTGATGCGTATTGTCTGGGGTAAGGCGCTGTGCTATTTCATGATTTATGCCGTAATGGGTACTTGGCTTACCATTGCCGTTCCGCGCATGTTTAACTTCCCGCATCTGGCTTCTGCATGGTCCATCTTTATGATTATGCTGCCATATACCCTTGCTTGTGTGTTCTTTGGAATGACGGTTTCGTGTATGGTGAAATATCGTGAGAACGTTATGCTGATGATGGTCTTTGTGTCAATTCCGCTTTTGTTTATGACGGGTGTCAGTTGGCCGCAATCCAATATCCCGGGCTTCTGGCAAGGCGTGTCGTGGATTTTCCCATCAACCTTTGCTGCCCGAGCCTATGTGCGTCTATGCTCTATGGGGGCTTCTTTGTATGATGTGATTGATGAGTACCGTATTCTTTGGATTCATACAATTATCTATTTCTTTGTAGCTACAATGGTCTATCGCCATCAGATTAACCAATCTCGTAAGAATATGCTGGAGCGGTTGTCAGAGAAGAAAGAACAGCGAATGGCAAAGCAAGAACAAAATAATGAAAAAGAATAA